One segment of Clarias gariepinus isolate MV-2021 ecotype Netherlands chromosome 6, CGAR_prim_01v2, whole genome shotgun sequence DNA contains the following:
- the LOC128526732 gene encoding membrane-spanning 4-domains subfamily A member 4A-like encodes MTSASIPFTDVGRGYTIVTPLTTNSAAAEQNPLQKFLKGEPKAMGVVQIMIALLTILLGIVMTFPPQAISVFSGVVFWGSLIISAALVLNILGTIAAGIAIIMLSLDFVFGPMTPGCYYYRDKNECILALSRTKGISGVLLVFSLLQYVVSIVVSAFTCKATCSNQPTLNVINVVPNSASGGKMVPSNSAYQAQLMDNTMSTVEYHEESPYELPG; translated from the exons ATGACCAGCGCTTCTATACCATTCACTGATGTGGGACGTGGCTACACCATTGTCACTCCCTTAACAACCAATTCAGCTGCAGCAGAACAAAATCCACTTCAGAAATTTCTGAAAGGAGAACCCAAAGCAATGGGT GTTGTCCAAATAATGATTGCTTTGTTGACGATATTGCTTGGTATCGTGATGACGTTCCCTCCTCAGGCCATCAGCGTGTTCTCTGGAGTTGTTTTCTGGGGCTCACTGATT ATAAGTGCCGCTCTGGTGCTAAATATTCTTGGCACAATAGCTGCAGGAATCGCCATCATCATGCTTTCTCTGGATTTTGTGTTTGGCCCGATGACCCCTGGCTGCTACTACTATCGGGACAAAAATGAATGCATCCTCGCACTG agccgTACCAAAGGAATTAGCGGAGTTCTGCTGGTTTTCTCTCTGCTCCAGTATGTCGTCTCCATCGTAGTTTCAGCCTTCACTTGCAAAGCCACCTGCAGTAATCAACCTACt CTGAACGTTATCAATGTGGTTCCAAACTCTGCGAGTGGTGGTAAAATGGTCCCTTCCAACTCAGCTTATCAAGCACAATTG ATGGACAATACAATGAGCACTGTGGAATACCATGAGGAAAGTCCTTACGAGCTTCCTGGGTGA